DNA sequence from the Vallitalea longa genome:
GAATTAGATGGTATGCTTCCACCTAATGAAAGGCCACAATACACCGAAGATTATGAAGGCTTTTACCACCTAATTGGTATGGAAGGCAATGTAGAAAAAGTTAAAATGCAGTATATCATCAGAGACCATAATAAAGAATTATATTACAACAAAAAAGAGTATTTTACTAATGTAATCAACTACCTCAATCTAAAATATGGTGATAATACTGTTGAATGCAAATTAAAAGATATGTATTTCAATATGAAAGAAAAAGTAGAACCATTCATACATATTGTGGATACTGCCAAAGAAGCAATGGAATCATTAGATATAGTTCCTGTAGTTGTTCCAATTCGTGGTGGGACTGATGGTGCAAGATTATCTTACATGGGACTCCCTTGTCCTAATTTATTCACTGGTGGTCACAATTACCATGGTAAATACGAATACATATGTATTCAATCTATGGAAAAAGCCGTAGACACAGTAATTAAAATTATTGAATTATATGCACAAAAATAAAAATATTAATTTATTTACTTTCAGTTGACATAAATATTGGTTTAATTGTCTATCTTACAATATTGTAAGATACCTCTATGTTTTGTAATCTACGTAAATGGATTAATTGATATTAATATTATATAATATTAATATAAGCTGATTAGAAGTGATTACATACAGGAGGTAATATATATGAAAAGTTTGTTTAAAAAAATAATAATAGCATTTTCTATAGTATTTATATTAGTTTTAACCTATAGTCATTTTTATGATCCTAGTAATGAACAGTACTCACTTGATTATAGTTTAAAAAGACAAATCACTAATAAAATGCCTCATTATGTAGAACTTGATAAAATTCCTGAAAATCTTATTAATGCAACAATTGCCATGGAAGATAAAAGATTTTATTCTCATGGTGGTTTTGATATAATAGCTATTGCTAGAGCAACTATAACCGATATATCCGAAGGAAGAATCGTACAAGGCGGAAGTACTATTACTCAGCAACTTGCCAAAAATCTATTCTTCAGCAATAGAAAATCAATAACCAGGAAATTAAAGGAACTTATAGTAGCTACTAAACTTGAACATATGTTTACCAAAGACGATATACTCGAAATGTATTTAAATATAATTTATTATGGAGCTGGAGCTCATGGAGCTAATGAAGCATCTCATGCATTCTTTTCCAAAGATGTAAACAATCTTACATTAGAAGAATGTGCAATGTTAGCTGGTTTGCCTCAAGCCCCTAGTATATATAATCCTGTAAGTAGTTTATCAACCGCTAGAAAAAGGCAAGAACTAGTTATGAGTGTTATGATGAAAAATGGATATATAAATTAATTGATACACAACATTAATATTTCTATAATTATTAAGGGGACATTTCTTATGATAATGTCCCTTTCTCTATAAATTCATCTATTCATTTGATTCAATTGCAGCTAGAAAATGGTCATATATACTATGTTCCTTTGAACTATCGATTATAACTGCATTCACACATTTTTCATAGAATTCAGCTGGACCGATTCCTCCGATTATTGCATATACATATCCTTCGTCTTTCATTGCATTTAGTGAACGTAATAATAGCGCTTTACCAATTTTCTTACCTTGATATTCCTCTAATACTTTAGTTGGTCCAAAAAAATCTAAAGCTGTAGCATTATAACAAGCATATCCAACTATTTTGCTACCCTTAGCTGCAATGAAGCATGAAACCGGATTATTAGAGAAACATACATCACATTCACCTGCTGCATTAATACTGGAATGTTCCTGTACCCACTTAGTTATTCTGTACTTATCAGGTGCTAATGCTCTGAATATCTCTATTCCTTCTTCTTTTTGCAAACTATTCAATTCAGTATGATAATCTTTTATTTGTAATAGATTAACTAACATATCTGCCACGATCATAACCTCTTTTCTACTTTTTCATTAACCAACAATTCATTAATTACTATAAAATCAAATTATTGGTCCATTGTAATCATTACATTATTACAGGTAACTTTCCTTCCGGTTCATATGGATTTTCAAATAGTTCTGCCAATACTTTCAAACTGTTTGATGTATATTCATAAACAGCTATTCCATATACATTTTCAGGTAGATATTTCAAATCATAGGGATTTCTAAGCGCTAACACAATTACTTTATTATTCCTCACAGCTACTTTTTTTATCAGCTCCAATTGTCCTTTGTTTAAATGTCCATTGTATGTTCCTATTACAACAGTGCTATATGATTCAACTTCTTCTAATGCCATTTCAATTTCTGTAGAATCTGGATCTTTTGATATAATTTTTCCTCGTCCACCAAATCTATCAGCCATATATTTTGGAAAATTCAATGTATTATCTTTTTTATTTGATACGTTAGTTGCTCTAAAAGGTAACGTTCCAATAAACAATGGATTTTGTCCAAGTTCTGGTAAACTTTTTGTTGGCATTTTAACCGGAGTAATGGATTTTTTTAATAATTGTGATACGTAATTTTTACCATACTGTTCATCAAAAATAATTTCTGTATCAGAGTTATCAATGAACTTATTTTTCCAGTACAAAATTTTATCTATGGAACAGTCCATTTCTTCCATTGAAAGTTCTCCACTATCAAATGCCTTTGTAAGTGTTTCAGATACATCTTTGACTAGCCTTGTTGTGTGAGAAATAAATATCAAGTCCACTCCTGCCTTAATAGCTAACTTGATACCTTCTATTGTACCATAAGATTGCTGGATTGCCTGCATTTCCATACAATCACTGATTACCAATCCCTGAAATCCCATTTTTTCTTTTAACATATCATTAACGATTTCTCTTGACATGGTAGCTGGTAATTTATTATCTATAATTTTCGGAAACAAAATATGAGCTGTTGTAATTGCTGGTATTCCTTCTACTATCACCCTTTTGAAGGGTATCAACTCACATTTTTCAAGTTCTTCTAACGATTTATTTATCTGTGGCAAGCCAAGATGAGAATCTATATTAGTATCACCATGACCTGGAAAATGTTTTGCAGATGCCATGACACCACCATCCAACAAACCTCTTGTCATTGCAGCTGCATATTCTGCGACTTTTTCTGGTGAATCTCCATAGCTTCTAACTCCGATAACAGGATTATCCATATTGGAATTGATATCAACTACTGGTGCAAGATTAAAATTAACTCCTAGCTTTTTTAATTGTCTTCCTGTTATTTTTCCAGCTTGATATGCATATTCAGTTTCTCCTGTTGCAGCTATAGCCATTGCCCCAGGAATATTCACACTATCTTCTGCTAATCTTGTTACCATTCCACCTTCTTGGTCTATAGTAATAAAAGCTCCTATTCCAGTATGTTCTTTAATTAGTTTTTGTAAATCAGAACATAATTTTTTTAATTGTGAACCATTTTCTATATTCTCTTTGAACAATATTATATTAGATATTTTATATTCTCTTATCATTTTTTCTAGTTCTTCAGTTATTTTCGTCCCTGAAAAACCCACCACAAGACGCTGGCCTATCTTTTCTGGTAATGTTAAATTCATACTCTTTTTATCTCCTTATACACAAATATTATACTTTTTCATATTGTCTATTGTTTTCTATAGCACGTGATATATGTCCATTTGCTTCTACCAAGGTTTGTTCTGCCTCATCAACCATCAGATTACACTTAATCATAACTATTGCTGTTTTCGCTGAGTAACCACATTTTTTTAATACTTCTCTTGCATATAAATCATCTACTCCCGTAGCACTTTTTACAATTGAAACTGTACGCTCGAATAATTTTTTGTTACTGGCTTTTACATCAACCATGAGATTACCATATACTTTTCCAAGTTTAATCATGGTAGCTGTACTAAGCATATTCAAAACCATCTTTTGCGCTGTACCGCTTTTCAGACGTGTTGAACCTGTTATAACTTCTGCTCCTGGTAGAGGAACGATAGCAACATCACACATGTCATTTAATTTGGACCCTTTAGAACAAGTTAAACTTATTGTCTTAGCACCAATACTATTGGCATATGTTACAGCACCTAATACATAAGGTGTTCTTCCACTAGCAGCAATACCAACCAATACATCTCTATTACTGAATTGTATATTCCTAAGCTCATCTTCTCCTAATTCTGAACTATCTTCAGCACCTTCAACTGCTTTAATAATAGCACCTCTACCTCCTGCTATTAATCCTTGTATAAGTTCAGGTTCAACACCAAATGTAGGAGGACATTCT
Encoded proteins:
- the nagZ gene encoding beta-N-acetylhexosaminidase, with amino-acid sequence MNLTLPEKIGQRLVVGFSGTKITEELEKMIREYKISNIILFKENIENGSQLKKLCSDLQKLIKEHTGIGAFITIDQEGGMVTRLAEDSVNIPGAMAIAATGETEYAYQAGKITGRQLKKLGVNFNLAPVVDINSNMDNPVIGVRSYGDSPEKVAEYAAAMTRGLLDGGVMASAKHFPGHGDTNIDSHLGLPQINKSLEELEKCELIPFKRVIVEGIPAITTAHILFPKIIDNKLPATMSREIVNDMLKEKMGFQGLVISDCMEMQAIQQSYGTIEGIKLAIKAGVDLIFISHTTRLVKDVSETLTKAFDSGELSMEEMDCSIDKILYWKNKFIDNSDTEIIFDEQYGKNYVSQLLKKSITPVKMPTKSLPELGQNPLFIGTLPFRATNVSNKKDNTLNFPKYMADRFGGRGKIISKDPDSTEIEMALEEVESYSTVVIGTYNGHLNKGQLELIKKVAVRNNKVIVLALRNPYDLKYLPENVYGIAVYEYTSNSLKVLAELFENPYEPEGKLPVIM
- a CDS encoding transglycosylase domain-containing protein codes for the protein MKSLFKKIIIAFSIVFILVLTYSHFYDPSNEQYSLDYSLKRQITNKMPHYVELDKIPENLINATIAMEDKRFYSHGGFDIIAIARATITDISEGRIVQGGSTITQQLAKNLFFSNRKSITRKLKELIVATKLEHMFTKDDILEMYLNIIYYGAGAHGANEASHAFFSKDVNNLTLEECAMLAGLPQAPSIYNPVSSLSTARKRQELVMSVMMKNGYIN
- a CDS encoding GNAT family N-acetyltransferase, encoding MIVADMLVNLLQIKDYHTELNSLQKEEGIEIFRALAPDKYRITKWVQEHSSINAAGECDVCFSNNPVSCFIAAKGSKIVGYACYNATALDFFGPTKVLEEYQGKKIGKALLLRSLNAMKDEGYVYAIIGGIGPAEFYEKCVNAVIIDSSKEHSIYDHFLAAIESNE
- the murQ gene encoding N-acetylmuramic acid 6-phosphate etherase codes for the protein MMKLSDIETEQKNERTKNIDLLTTIEVLQLMNDEDKKVAGAVEKELPHIAEAVEIIYEKIADGGRLIYIGCGTSGRLGILDAVECPPTFGVEPELIQGLIAGGRGAIIKAVEGAEDSSELGEDELRNIQFSNRDVLVGIAASGRTPYVLGAVTYANSIGAKTISLTCSKGSKLNDMCDVAIVPLPGAEVITGSTRLKSGTAQKMVLNMLSTATMIKLGKVYGNLMVDVKASNKKLFERTVSIVKSATGVDDLYAREVLKKCGYSAKTAIVMIKCNLMVDEAEQTLVEANGHISRAIENNRQYEKV